A single window of Granulicella sibirica DNA harbors:
- a CDS encoding acyl-CoA dehydrogenase family protein, whose protein sequence is MSLSTAEALEDATQPTQHHRPTDWLTIARSLADDFRTHAIDRDREKIKPFQQLRTLRASGLLSLFYPKEHGGGGGSIHDAAWSVLEIGRADGSLGALLAFHYYNSAVPLFLDFEGDNAAILRRSTEQRWLWGNVTQYVNRDFFAEPHPDGGYTINGTKKWNTGAPLADVTTVLAIHTGLDRYIYSVVPTSREGITFHGDWDPIGLRGADSSTVTFKNVRVHPDEVIPWRHEGVQDKPIPFWTTFGAVYYSAVYLGSIQGALDTAQDYARNRKRQVHAKNAPPTHADPLVQAQFGEAWIKLQAGLGYFDRVIAELQEAWDRRRNITEEERNEIAVKTLALRYYTARLALELTPQTFEFGGGTMTGDAEGFDRFWRNVRTLASHDPLVHSVRTVGDYALNGTLTRFGSHFPKPTPEERKDETK, encoded by the coding sequence ATGAGCCTCTCCACCGCCGAAGCCCTCGAAGACGCAACGCAACCCACTCAACACCATCGCCCGACAGACTGGCTCACCATCGCACGCTCCCTCGCCGACGACTTCCGCACCCACGCCATCGATCGGGATCGCGAAAAAATTAAGCCATTCCAACAGCTCAGGACGTTGAGAGCCAGCGGCCTGCTGTCTCTCTTCTATCCAAAGGAACATGGTGGCGGCGGTGGCTCGATCCACGACGCAGCCTGGTCTGTCCTTGAGATTGGCCGCGCCGACGGCTCTCTCGGCGCACTGCTCGCCTTCCATTACTACAACTCGGCCGTACCCCTCTTCCTCGACTTCGAAGGCGACAACGCCGCCATCCTACGCCGCTCTACCGAACAGCGCTGGCTATGGGGCAACGTCACCCAGTACGTCAACCGTGATTTCTTCGCCGAGCCTCATCCCGACGGTGGCTACACCATCAACGGCACAAAGAAGTGGAACACCGGCGCCCCACTCGCCGACGTCACCACCGTCTTAGCCATTCACACCGGCCTCGACCGCTATATCTACAGCGTCGTCCCCACCAGCCGCGAGGGCATCACCTTCCACGGCGACTGGGATCCCATCGGCCTTCGTGGAGCCGACTCCAGCACCGTCACTTTCAAGAACGTCCGCGTTCATCCCGACGAAGTCATCCCCTGGCGTCACGAGGGCGTACAGGATAAGCCCATCCCTTTCTGGACCACATTCGGTGCCGTCTATTACTCCGCGGTCTACCTCGGCTCGATCCAGGGCGCGCTCGATACGGCACAGGACTACGCCCGAAACCGCAAGCGCCAGGTCCACGCCAAGAACGCCCCGCCAACCCACGCCGACCCACTCGTCCAGGCCCAGTTCGGCGAAGCCTGGATCAAGCTGCAGGCCGGCCTCGGCTACTTCGATCGCGTCATCGCCGAGTTACAGGAGGCATGGGACCGCCGTCGCAACATCACGGAAGAAGAGCGCAACGAGATCGCCGTCAAGACTCTTGCGCTCCGCTATTACACCGCACGCCTCGCCCTCGAACTTACCCCGCAAACCTTCGAGTTCGGTGGAGGCACCATGACCGGCGACGCCGAGGGCTTCGACCGCTTCTGGCGCAACGTCCGCACCCTCGCATCGCACGATCCCCTCGTCCACTCCGTCCGCACCGTCGGCGACTACGCCCTCAACGGAACCCTCACCCGCTTCGGCTCCCACTTCCCCAAGCCCACACCAGAAGAGAGAAAGGACGAAACAAAATGA
- a CDS encoding amidohydrolase family protein gives MIIDWHNHWLSPRSIDLLLARTEAPYLRRSEDGTLTYTGAGKALARPSLALDRGFHDIPTRLAHLDEAGVDRQVISWPTTFGLDGVLEADFTVPFFKAWNEDLAVLVRKHPDRFTGLAALPTADIAWSAAELQRAHDVYGFIGGVLPVGAFLTLEGAETLRPIFEVAERNHSHIYLHTGAAHPSIPGQWSSTLRQDAAWARWLLEVNSHFAASIITLTLGGFLDRYPNVTVQIAMLGGTLSFLEEAITTRSRPEADPDVPASLKRVFIDTGVMGQGPNALASAYRVFGPDRILFGSDYPLVPSQRTLEVVEQSGLSHKQKSLLLAGNGEHLLKQLVRS, from the coding sequence ATGATCATCGACTGGCACAATCACTGGCTCTCCCCCCGCTCCATCGACCTCCTGCTCGCCCGCACGGAAGCACCGTACCTGCGCCGCTCGGAGGATGGCACCCTCACCTATACCGGAGCCGGCAAAGCCCTCGCCCGCCCAAGCCTTGCCCTCGACCGAGGCTTCCACGACATTCCCACGCGCCTCGCTCATCTCGATGAAGCCGGAGTCGATCGGCAGGTCATATCGTGGCCCACGACCTTCGGTCTCGACGGTGTCCTCGAAGCCGACTTCACCGTGCCGTTCTTCAAGGCATGGAACGAAGACCTCGCCGTGCTCGTACGAAAACACCCCGACCGCTTCACCGGTCTCGCCGCCCTTCCGACAGCGGACATTGCCTGGTCCGCCGCCGAGCTCCAGCGCGCCCACGATGTCTATGGCTTCATCGGGGGCGTCCTTCCCGTCGGAGCCTTCCTCACGCTCGAGGGTGCCGAGACTCTTCGCCCCATCTTCGAAGTGGCCGAGCGCAACCACAGCCATATCTATCTCCACACCGGGGCCGCGCACCCATCCATCCCCGGCCAATGGTCTTCCACCCTTCGCCAGGACGCCGCCTGGGCCCGCTGGCTCCTCGAGGTCAACTCCCACTTCGCCGCGTCCATCATCACCCTCACGCTCGGCGGCTTCCTCGACCGCTACCCCAACGTCACCGTACAGATAGCCATGCTGGGCGGAACCCTGTCCTTCCTCGAAGAGGCCATCACCACACGCTCACGCCCAGAGGCCGATCCCGACGTACCCGCCTCGCTCAAGCGCGTCTTCATCGACACCGGAGTTATGGGACAAGGCCCCAACGCCCTTGCCTCCGCCTACCGCGTCTTCGGCCCCGACCGCATCCTCTTTGGTTCGGACTACCCGCTCGTCCCCAGCCAGCGCACCCTAGAAGTCGTCGAGCAAAGCGGTCTTTCCCACAAGCAGAAATCTCTTCTTCTCGCAGGCAACGGGGAACACCTTCTCAAGCAACTTGTCCGCTCCTAG
- a CDS encoding response regulator transcription factor yields the protein MENDRFGGQTLPEALASARILIVEDDARMAESLASGLGQRGYQTTVAPSGEDAFFLVHSMPPDLIVLDLTLPKRGGLEILKQLRAEKLDIRVLILTSHNSVEDRVAGLNAGADDYLGKPFSFPELLARVASLLRRVPIATPVAATSLHLADLKIDKQTRGVSRSGTPIDLTPREFDLLIYLLDHRDNTVSREMLAKDVWSEVSRFTPLDNVIDVQMARLRRKLDDPFPIKLLHTVRGMGFILKEPAP from the coding sequence ATGGAGAATGATCGATTCGGGGGGCAGACTTTGCCGGAAGCGCTTGCGTCAGCTCGAATTCTGATCGTGGAAGACGATGCGAGAATGGCCGAGTCCCTCGCCTCCGGCCTCGGTCAGCGGGGCTATCAGACGACAGTCGCTCCAAGCGGCGAGGATGCGTTCTTCCTCGTCCACAGTATGCCTCCAGACCTCATCGTGCTGGATCTGACGCTTCCAAAGCGCGGCGGCCTGGAGATTCTGAAACAGCTCCGAGCGGAGAAGCTGGACATCCGCGTCCTGATCCTGACCTCACACAACTCGGTTGAAGACAGAGTCGCCGGCCTGAACGCGGGGGCCGACGATTATCTTGGTAAGCCGTTCTCCTTTCCGGAGCTTCTCGCCCGGGTTGCTTCTCTGCTGCGCCGCGTTCCCATCGCGACTCCGGTTGCCGCGACCTCTCTGCATCTCGCAGATCTCAAGATAGACAAGCAGACACGGGGGGTGAGCCGTTCCGGCACGCCGATCGATCTCACGCCGCGTGAATTCGATCTCCTGATCTACCTTCTCGATCATCGCGACAACACGGTCTCGCGCGAGATGCTGGCCAAGGATGTTTGGTCGGAGGTCTCCCGCTTCACTCCGCTGGACAATGTCATCGACGTACAGATGGCGAGGCTGCGGCGAAAACTTGATGACCCATTCCCGATCAAGCTGCTGCACACCGTACGTGGCATGGGCTTCATCCTGAAGGAGCCTGCACCGTGA
- a CDS encoding ATP-binding protein produces the protein MRLSRPTHIRTRLALWYVAILALTLTVYIGIVFAFQYVLLEHQIFHDEIQDVETVEGLLYFDPSGALRVQESYHSHPQSRLLVDRMMEIRDLTGTVLYRSDTLHGVPLGGPAFAGEGAGTFNQRSTQLADGTSVLAISHLHPVEGRPVLIRLAYGLAPLQDRMLHFFLLLLLATPVGLLVAGFAGYSLARRALRPLELMAARAEQITASNLHDRIEIENPRDELGRMARVMNHLLERLEQAFAQLQRFTADAAHELRTPLASLRATGELALQGNTTLSEYRDSVGSILEETIRLNQTIEGLLLLSRAETTSDATLQTTFSLQEVVDEILLLLEVIIEERKLTIRKEHEVIAGLLTADRSLVRVALLNVLHNAVKFSPDGSTIRISYSSEQYERTPVLQVCIHDSGPGILRNEYDRVFERFFTSSSTGTISKSGAGLGLSIAKLIVARSGGRIFFDEQVTQGARCCVALPISTSQG, from the coding sequence GTGAGGCTCTCCCGTCCGACTCATATCCGCACGCGGCTTGCGTTGTGGTATGTCGCGATCCTCGCTTTGACTCTTACGGTTTATATCGGGATCGTCTTCGCCTTTCAGTACGTTCTGCTCGAGCACCAGATTTTCCACGATGAGATTCAGGATGTCGAGACGGTCGAAGGCCTGCTCTACTTCGACCCCTCCGGTGCGCTCCGGGTTCAGGAGAGCTACCACTCTCATCCGCAGTCGCGGCTTCTTGTCGATCGCATGATGGAGATTCGCGATCTCACGGGAACGGTACTTTACCGGAGTGACACACTGCATGGGGTCCCTCTCGGTGGGCCGGCCTTTGCAGGCGAAGGAGCAGGAACGTTCAACCAACGATCCACTCAACTCGCCGATGGTACAAGTGTCCTTGCGATCAGCCATCTGCATCCGGTGGAAGGAAGGCCTGTTCTCATCCGCCTCGCGTATGGTCTGGCCCCGCTGCAGGATCGCATGCTTCATTTCTTCCTGCTTCTTCTGTTGGCGACGCCGGTCGGCCTGCTCGTTGCAGGCTTTGCCGGATACAGCCTCGCCCGCAGGGCTCTTCGTCCGCTTGAACTCATGGCTGCGCGTGCCGAGCAGATTACGGCTAGCAATCTCCACGATCGGATTGAGATAGAGAATCCGCGGGATGAGCTTGGACGCATGGCTCGCGTCATGAACCATCTTCTGGAGCGCCTGGAACAGGCCTTCGCACAGCTTCAACGGTTCACGGCAGACGCCGCGCATGAACTCCGGACGCCGCTCGCTTCTCTTCGAGCTACCGGCGAGCTGGCACTCCAGGGAAACACAACGCTCAGCGAGTATCGTGACTCAGTCGGCAGCATCCTTGAAGAAACAATTCGTCTCAATCAAACGATCGAGGGGCTGCTTCTGCTCTCGCGTGCGGAAACCACCTCGGACGCCACCTTGCAGACGACGTTCTCCCTGCAGGAGGTGGTCGACGAAATCCTGCTTCTGCTCGAAGTGATCATCGAGGAGCGTAAGCTGACCATTCGCAAGGAGCACGAGGTCATCGCGGGACTTCTTACGGCAGATCGAAGTCTTGTTCGCGTCGCCCTCCTCAACGTGCTGCATAACGCAGTAAAGTTTTCGCCCGACGGATCCACGATTCGCATTAGCTACTCCAGCGAGCAGTACGAGAGAACGCCTGTCTTGCAGGTGTGCATCCACGACAGCGGCCCTGGAATCCTCAGGAACGAGTACGATCGCGTGTTTGAGAGATTCTTCACCAGCAGCTCGACAGGGACGATTTCAAAGAGTGGGGCGGGGCTTGGCCTGTCCATCGCAAAACTCATCGTTGCGCGGAGCGGCGGACGTATCTTCTTCGATGAGCAGGTCACCCAGGGTGCGCGCTGCTGCGTCGCGCTCCCAATCTCCACCTCCCAAGGATAA
- a CDS encoding type II secretion system F family protein has protein sequence MNATTLFLVMFLGSCCFLLLCLPWIRRSSPEAKRMLALVKSSREDKRKVGMGERFADSLSRQVSKVSKRSGKKKNEKMLRRFGEAGLRGSYVSDLFFLTQGAGVILGGLLGSFAPSNSFFWMLICGAIAFMLPDMWLGSKQKRRRESIRRSIPDMVDLLVICVGAGLGLDQALQRVTEELALSHPQIAEELERVMLERSAGASRVEAWRALANRTRIEEIGAFVNMLSETDRFGSPITKALSDFSDELRSKRRQHAEEAAAKTKVKIIFPLVFCIFPCIFLVLLVPAILAFMQSFSGFAH, from the coding sequence ATGAACGCAACTACGCTTTTCCTCGTCATGTTTCTCGGCTCTTGTTGCTTCCTCTTGCTTTGCTTGCCCTGGATTCGTCGTTCTTCTCCCGAAGCCAAGAGAATGTTGGCCCTCGTAAAGAGCAGTCGCGAGGATAAACGAAAGGTAGGCATGGGCGAACGGTTTGCGGACTCCCTTTCGCGACAGGTATCCAAAGTCAGTAAACGTTCCGGCAAGAAGAAGAACGAGAAGATGCTGAGGCGTTTCGGAGAAGCGGGTCTCCGAGGATCTTACGTGTCCGATCTCTTCTTTCTGACACAGGGAGCCGGGGTAATCCTGGGTGGCTTGCTCGGGAGTTTCGCCCCTTCTAACTCCTTCTTCTGGATGTTGATTTGCGGAGCAATAGCATTCATGCTCCCTGACATGTGGTTAGGCTCGAAGCAGAAACGGCGACGGGAGAGTATTCGACGAAGCATCCCGGACATGGTCGACCTTCTTGTGATCTGTGTGGGAGCCGGTCTCGGCCTGGACCAGGCTCTTCAACGCGTGACCGAAGAACTCGCCCTCTCTCATCCGCAGATCGCGGAGGAACTCGAACGCGTTATGCTCGAACGAAGCGCGGGAGCATCCAGAGTCGAAGCGTGGCGCGCGCTGGCGAATCGCACTCGGATCGAAGAGATCGGTGCCTTTGTGAACATGCTGTCGGAAACAGATCGCTTCGGCTCGCCGATCACAAAAGCCCTGAGTGATTTTTCTGATGAACTTCGCAGCAAGCGCCGTCAGCATGCTGAAGAAGCCGCTGCGAAAACCAAGGTCAAGATCATCTTTCCGCTGGTATTTTGCATTTTCCCGTGCATCTTCCTCGTCTTATTGGTGCCGGCGATCTTAGCGTTTATGCAGAGCTTTAGCGGTTTTGCTCACTGA
- a CDS encoding type II secretion system F family protein has translation MNKVLPEVLDMMSRALRAGHSMSAAIGIVAEGAAEPAGSAFGEVFRQQKFGLPMRDSLSELVRHYPSQDLKVLVTAILVQRDSGGNLVQILDRTSAVIRERLKLQGDVRVHTAQGRLTGWILCLLPILMLGMLALTNPGYVSVLFNNPLGQKLMYGAACLLCLGGYLIHRIVKAIEV, from the coding sequence ATGAATAAGGTTCTGCCTGAGGTGTTGGACATGATGTCTCGCGCCTTGCGCGCCGGACACTCCATGTCGGCGGCGATCGGCATCGTGGCCGAAGGGGCGGCGGAGCCGGCAGGCAGTGCTTTTGGCGAAGTGTTTCGGCAACAGAAGTTCGGGCTGCCTATGCGCGACTCGCTCTCCGAGTTGGTGCGCCACTATCCCTCGCAAGACCTCAAAGTTCTGGTGACAGCGATCCTGGTACAGCGTGACAGTGGAGGCAATCTGGTCCAGATATTGGATCGAACCTCCGCCGTGATACGCGAGCGTTTGAAGTTGCAGGGTGATGTAAGGGTACATACCGCTCAGGGACGCCTTACCGGTTGGATCCTCTGTCTGCTTCCTATCTTGATGCTCGGGATGCTTGCTCTCACGAACCCCGGTTACGTCAGCGTCCTGTTCAACAATCCTCTCGGGCAAAAGCTTATGTATGGTGCCGCATGTCTGCTTTGCCTTGGCGGCTATCTGATTCACCGGATAGTCAAGGCAATCGAGGTCTAG
- a CDS encoding CpaF family protein, with the protein MESHGTVAPRFNYAAPVRPQNGRVSIVASQQDIKSRVHKDLIQRLDLEKLSEFQSTRAGQQQLLSIIHQLLTDQTTPLSTAERNTLAQEVLDEVFGLGPLEPLLHDQSISDILVNTASSIYVERHGLLEKTDITFSDNRHLLQIIDKIVSSVGRRIDESSPMVDARLPDGSRVNVIIPPLAVDGPILSIRRFGRSPLGAADLVRTGMLTQPMLELLAAAVKARLNIVVSGGTGAGKTTLLNVLSGFISEKERIVTIEDSAELQLKQAHVVRLETRPPNVEGKGAVRQRELVINALRMRPDRVILGEVRGEETLDMLQAMNTGHDGSITTVHSNTPRDAISRMETMAMMSDMRMAERAIRTQIASAVHLIIQVSRMSDGSRRVTHITEITGAFDQVINMQDIFLFEKKGLDAQNKVKGRFYATGIMPKFSEKLTAAGINFPPGLLNHSMEI; encoded by the coding sequence ATGGAATCCCACGGCACTGTAGCTCCCCGGTTTAACTACGCGGCACCGGTTCGACCGCAGAATGGTCGTGTCAGCATCGTCGCGTCGCAGCAGGACATCAAGTCTCGAGTCCATAAGGACCTGATTCAGCGCCTTGACCTCGAGAAGCTCTCGGAATTCCAGAGCACTCGAGCCGGCCAGCAGCAACTCCTGTCCATCATCCACCAGTTGCTGACAGACCAGACGACCCCGTTGAGCACGGCGGAGCGTAATACGCTAGCGCAGGAGGTACTCGACGAAGTATTTGGCCTGGGCCCCTTGGAACCCCTGTTGCACGATCAGTCCATCAGCGACATCCTCGTCAATACCGCCAGCTCCATCTATGTTGAGCGGCACGGTCTCCTGGAAAAGACCGACATCACCTTCAGTGACAACCGTCACCTCCTGCAGATTATTGACAAGATCGTTTCGAGTGTCGGCCGCCGAATCGATGAGTCATCCCCAATGGTGGATGCTCGCCTGCCCGATGGATCGAGAGTCAATGTCATCATTCCTCCCCTCGCCGTCGATGGGCCGATACTTTCGATTCGTCGATTCGGACGCTCTCCGCTGGGTGCGGCAGACTTAGTGCGCACGGGCATGCTGACACAGCCCATGCTCGAACTTCTCGCGGCAGCCGTGAAGGCGCGGCTGAATATTGTCGTCTCAGGCGGCACCGGTGCCGGAAAGACTACGCTGCTCAACGTCCTCTCAGGCTTCATCTCTGAGAAGGAGCGGATTGTCACCATCGAAGATTCAGCCGAATTGCAGTTGAAGCAGGCGCACGTCGTTCGACTTGAGACTCGCCCGCCAAACGTGGAAGGCAAGGGAGCCGTGCGGCAACGCGAGTTGGTGATCAATGCGCTGCGAATGCGCCCGGATCGCGTCATCCTTGGAGAAGTCCGCGGAGAGGAGACGCTCGACATGCTCCAGGCTATGAACACTGGACATGATGGCTCCATTACGACGGTCCATTCCAATACTCCGCGCGATGCCATTTCCCGCATGGAAACAATGGCCATGATGAGTGACATGCGAATGGCGGAGCGGGCCATCCGCACTCAGATCGCTTCTGCCGTGCACCTCATCATCCAGGTTTCCCGTATGAGCGATGGTTCGCGGCGGGTCACTCACATCACGGAAATCACTGGCGCTTTCGATCAGGTCATCAATATGCAAGATATCTTCCTCTTCGAGAAGAAGGGCCTGGACGCACAGAACAAGGTGAAGGGCCGGTTTTATGCCACTGGGATCATGCCTAAATTCTCTGAAAAACTTACGGCGGCTGGCATCAACTTTCCTCCTGGTCTGCTGAACCATTCCATGGAGATCTGA
- a CDS encoding AAA family ATPase — MMNTVDSDALNMTLLSVCVSEDIVSAALDVAMERQWTVTRASFDSYISSRRRPHFPDALKAGDGCIALIDFEKDPDQAAEAAAFLRQVFPGHLGIMAVSGKAEMPYMLAAMRAGCTEFLNLPLAPQTLHNAFHGVEQQLAARTSTPQTAGTVLSMLGAKGGVGTTTLGVHLAIYLSQNNKKKVLLIDSKPQFGHVCIYLGADGSSCHFQELVSNVNRLDSELLKSFVSKHPSGVELLSSPDVGQIARQMFREEVVPTLEFLRGEYDFVIVDCDNLADDLTRAIVTASSQVYLVATPDITAIRDLSRHVDDLARMDSAIDVRVVINRYSSQFAVSLEEIEKAIRLPVSFSIPNNYIELVRSANLGVPVSADGKSGFTIEITKWAQSLVGLVEEKLSVKVPTTKSHPWASLKQLVSSIGTRAQAVEKRA; from the coding sequence ATGATGAATACAGTTGACTCCGATGCGCTGAACATGACGTTGCTGTCGGTGTGTGTCTCCGAGGACATCGTGAGCGCAGCCCTCGATGTCGCCATGGAGCGTCAATGGACCGTGACACGGGCCAGTTTCGATAGCTACATCTCATCGCGCCGCCGCCCTCATTTTCCTGACGCGCTGAAGGCTGGAGACGGCTGCATCGCTTTGATTGACTTCGAGAAGGATCCGGATCAAGCGGCCGAAGCAGCAGCCTTCCTGCGGCAGGTCTTCCCCGGACACCTTGGGATCATGGCTGTGTCCGGCAAGGCGGAGATGCCGTATATGCTGGCAGCCATGCGTGCCGGCTGCACGGAATTTCTGAACCTTCCCTTGGCTCCGCAAACACTGCACAATGCATTTCATGGTGTGGAGCAGCAGCTTGCCGCTCGCACATCCACTCCGCAAACGGCGGGCACCGTCCTTTCGATGCTGGGCGCAAAAGGGGGCGTTGGCACGACAACCCTGGGAGTCCATCTAGCGATTTACCTGTCACAGAATAATAAGAAGAAAGTGCTCCTCATCGATAGCAAGCCGCAATTCGGACACGTGTGTATCTACCTCGGGGCCGACGGCAGTTCGTGCCACTTCCAGGAACTTGTAAGCAACGTCAATCGTTTGGATAGTGAGCTTCTGAAGTCATTTGTGAGCAAGCACCCGAGCGGGGTCGAACTCCTGTCTTCGCCCGATGTCGGGCAGATCGCTCGCCAGATGTTCCGGGAGGAGGTTGTTCCTACCCTGGAGTTTCTCCGCGGCGAGTACGATTTCGTCATCGTCGATTGCGATAATCTGGCTGACGACTTGACACGGGCGATCGTAACAGCATCCTCCCAGGTCTATCTGGTAGCCACTCCGGATATCACGGCTATACGCGATCTATCGCGACACGTGGACGATCTAGCTCGAATGGATAGCGCGATCGATGTACGAGTCGTCATCAATCGCTATTCCTCCCAATTCGCGGTAAGTCTTGAGGAGATAGAAAAGGCCATTCGCCTGCCTGTCAGTTTCAGTATCCCAAACAACTACATCGAGCTCGTCCGTTCGGCGAACCTTGGTGTCCCGGTGAGCGCTGATGGCAAATCCGGCTTCACCATCGAGATCACCAAGTGGGCACAATCCCTGGTGGGGCTCGTCGAAGAGAAGCTATCGGTGAAGGTGCCCACCACAAAATCCCATCCCTGGGCCTCTCTGAAGCAACTTGTCTCGTCGATCGGCACGAGAGCCCAAGCCGTGGAAAAGAGGGCATAG
- a CDS encoding type II and III secretion system protein family protein — MQVTTSLDQAAQASQPATDTIHLSVGHTLFVNTKSRVSRLYVGNPTALESYIVSPKQILLTAKAPGIVSVVLWDEKNQMQNYMISSELDLDPLRSALKGALPGERIAVEEHQGRVTLTGSVTTQVASDAAEKLAAQFTKDVVNSLNVNSTNAKQVQLKVRFVEVDRSRLNQYGINIFAPGPGNSVGSSGTSQFSSPATLTSGGTGTGLLVGGNTLTISNPLNFLFYSARAGVGVSVQDLENKEIVQILSEPTITTLNGQPASFLAGGEFPFPVVQGASTGATSITIQFRPYGVKLNFTPKVNEDGTIELKVSPEVSSLDYTNEVSISGYTIPAISTKHVDTQVVLRSGQSFAISGLLDRRTTDAFARTPGIANVPILGALFKSKGVNLSTSELIVVVTPTIVDPVSDSTPPAEPTTVRPFLNEKKFDTGFPTIHTP, encoded by the coding sequence TTGCAGGTCACCACTTCGCTCGATCAAGCGGCACAAGCATCGCAGCCCGCGACGGACACGATTCATCTAAGTGTGGGGCACACACTCTTTGTGAATACAAAGTCGAGGGTAAGTCGTCTCTACGTTGGTAATCCGACGGCACTCGAGTCCTATATTGTCAGCCCGAAGCAGATCCTCCTTACCGCGAAAGCTCCGGGGATCGTCTCCGTCGTCCTCTGGGATGAAAAGAACCAGATGCAGAATTACATGATCTCCAGCGAGCTTGATCTGGATCCGCTTCGCAGTGCCCTCAAAGGAGCTTTGCCGGGCGAGAGGATTGCCGTCGAGGAACATCAGGGGCGCGTGACACTTACCGGCTCCGTCACGACCCAGGTCGCCTCGGACGCCGCCGAGAAGCTAGCCGCTCAATTTACTAAGGACGTTGTGAATTCGTTGAACGTGAATTCCACGAACGCCAAGCAGGTGCAGCTCAAGGTGCGTTTCGTGGAAGTCGATCGCTCGAGACTCAATCAGTACGGAATCAATATCTTTGCTCCGGGCCCCGGTAACTCAGTCGGATCTTCGGGGACCTCGCAGTTCTCCTCTCCAGCGACACTTACCAGTGGAGGCACCGGTACTGGTCTGCTGGTTGGAGGGAATACGCTGACCATCAGTAATCCGTTGAATTTCCTCTTCTACAGCGCCAGGGCAGGCGTTGGAGTTTCGGTGCAAGACCTCGAGAATAAAGAAATCGTACAGATCCTCTCCGAGCCCACTATCACCACGCTCAATGGGCAGCCCGCAAGCTTTCTCGCAGGTGGCGAGTTCCCCTTTCCCGTGGTGCAGGGAGCATCCACCGGCGCTACCTCGATTACGATTCAATTTCGCCCATATGGCGTAAAGCTCAATTTCACACCGAAGGTCAATGAAGACGGGACCATCGAGCTGAAGGTGTCGCCAGAGGTAAGCTCACTCGACTACACCAATGAAGTTTCCATCAGCGGATACACCATTCCTGCCATCTCCACCAAGCACGTGGATACACAGGTGGTGTTGCGCAGTGGACAGAGCTTTGCGATCTCCGGTTTGCTCGACCGCCGCACAACCGATGCTTTCGCTCGGACCCCGGGTATCGCCAATGTTCCGATCCTGGGAGCGCTCTTCAAGTCCAAGGGAGTCAACCTGTCTACCTCTGAGCTCATCGTTGTGGTGACCCCAACAATAGTCGATCCAGTGTCGGACAGCACACCACCGGCTGAGCCAACGACAGTTCGGCCATTCTTGAACGAAAAGAAGTTTGATACGGGATTTCCGACGATTCACACGCCGTAG